A single genomic interval of Flectobacillus major DSM 103 harbors:
- a CDS encoding RagB/SusD family nutrient uptake outer membrane protein: MKKSYLHILLSVLLSGVLFSCHDLALPITTELTPDVFPTNPEQYISASGPVYVALRGNYAVEHFQQQSYSTDESIMPARGGNWFDGGQCQTMHYHTWTKDNGFINGNWTWLSTTIGVANQTINILSTTMPAGSAKNTNIAEIKMIRAFAYFWMMDNYGNVPIDTLYGDFSPKTNVPRADVFKFIEKEINTALPYLSELSGVATYGRPNKWTAYALLAKMYLNAEYYTGTKRYDECIAAVDKIIGSGLYAIEPRSTYLKMFYPDNGPQIKEFIFAIPYDATSANSFPFRSTNLHARYAIPRSMRAKFKLPFTPSGPESTLPEYYAYFNDANDVRNGQWLTGLQYMDDGTPITVKTTKLGVDQFYKGSDPSASVTYHVNLTPEVILRQDVAAFDAGNDEIAWNMGYRNNKFYADGTSLSRNQNNDIPVFRYSDVLLMKAEAILRGGAATLGHTALSLVNQIKVQRTTSAAFTSIDLEGLYAERVREFAYEGWHRNDMIRFGKFEGKWGYKTDANTNRRIFPIPRVALQLNPNLKQNPGY; this comes from the coding sequence ATGAAAAAATCATATTTACATATACTATTATCAGTATTACTTTCGGGGGTACTATTTTCCTGCCACGACTTGGCTCTTCCAATCACTACGGAACTTACCCCCGATGTATTTCCAACCAACCCCGAACAGTATATTTCGGCTTCTGGGCCTGTTTATGTTGCTCTTCGAGGCAATTACGCCGTTGAACACTTTCAGCAACAATCATATAGTACCGACGAGTCGATTATGCCCGCAAGAGGTGGTAACTGGTTTGATGGTGGACAGTGCCAAACCATGCACTATCACACTTGGACAAAAGACAACGGCTTTATCAATGGTAACTGGACATGGCTGTCAACTACTATTGGGGTTGCTAACCAGACTATCAATATTTTGTCGACTACGATGCCTGCTGGCTCTGCCAAAAATACCAATATTGCCGAAATCAAAATGATACGTGCTTTTGCCTATTTCTGGATGATGGACAATTACGGAAATGTACCTATTGATACCCTTTACGGTGATTTTAGTCCAAAAACCAATGTACCCAGAGCCGATGTATTTAAGTTTATCGAAAAAGAAATTAATACTGCACTACCATATTTGAGCGAACTTTCGGGAGTAGCTACTTATGGACGACCAAACAAATGGACAGCGTATGCTTTGTTGGCAAAGATGTATTTGAATGCCGAGTATTATACTGGTACTAAAAGATACGACGAGTGTATTGCTGCTGTCGACAAAATTATTGGTTCTGGATTATATGCTATTGAGCCTCGCAGTACTTATCTGAAAATGTTTTATCCTGACAATGGCCCTCAAATCAAGGAATTTATTTTTGCAATTCCTTACGATGCAACTTCGGCCAATAGCTTCCCGTTTAGGTCAACCAACCTGCACGCTCGTTATGCTATTCCAAGAAGTATGCGTGCCAAATTTAAGCTACCATTTACGCCAAGTGGCCCCGAAAGTACTTTGCCAGAATACTACGCTTATTTCAACGATGCCAACGACGTAAGAAATGGTCAGTGGCTTACAGGATTACAATATATGGACGATGGTACGCCCATTACTGTAAAAACTACCAAACTAGGTGTTGACCAATTTTATAAAGGAAGCGACCCTTCGGCATCGGTTACTTATCATGTAAACCTAACTCCTGAGGTAATTCTTCGCCAAGATGTAGCAGCTTTTGATGCAGGAAACGACGAAATTGCTTGGAATATGGGCTATCGTAACAACAAGTTTTATGCAGATGGCACTTCGTTGAGCAGAAATCAAAATAATGATATTCCTGTTTTCCGTTATTCTGATGTACTATTAATGAAGGCAGAGGCCATTCTAAGAGGTGGTGCAGCCACATTAGGACACACGGCTCTTTCTTTGGTTAATCAAATAAAAGTACAAAGAACTACTTCTGCGGCTTTTACTTCTATCGATTTAGAAGGTCTTTATGCAGAAAGAGTTAGAGAATTTGCGTATGAAGGATGGCACAGAAATGATATGATTCGCTTCGGAAAATTTGAAGGTAAATGGGGATACAAAACCGATGCAAATACCAATCGCAGAATATTCCCAATTCCACGTGTTGCGTTACAACTTAATCCAAACCTGAAACAAAATCCAGGGTATTAG
- a CDS encoding HD domain-containing protein encodes MQLNQLLSQLEFIKEIDRLKYIQRKTKLFNSDRHENDAEHSWHLAMMVLVLAEHSNVSVDILKVLKMVLIHDIVEIDAGDTFLYDTSKSHVNTDEELVAAERIFGILPANQAREYIAIWQEFEEGQSNEAKFAKAIDRLEPLLQNLSNNGGTWAEFNVSYDTVISKANVINYGSEMLWQYLENEINNAFAKGFATVEVV; translated from the coding sequence ATGCAGCTCAACCAATTGTTAAGTCAACTAGAATTTATTAAAGAGATAGATCGCTTAAAGTATATTCAACGCAAAACAAAATTATTTAATAGCGACAGGCACGAAAATGATGCCGAGCATAGTTGGCATTTGGCCATGATGGTTTTGGTATTGGCCGAACACTCCAATGTTTCCGTTGATATATTGAAGGTATTGAAAATGGTGCTGATTCACGATATTGTTGAAATTGATGCTGGCGATACTTTTTTGTACGATACTTCAAAAAGCCACGTAAACACCGATGAGGAGTTAGTGGCTGCCGAGCGAATTTTTGGTATTTTACCTGCCAATCAGGCAAGAGAATACATTGCTATTTGGCAGGAGTTTGAGGAAGGGCAAAGTAATGAAGCCAAATTTGCTAAGGCTATCGACCGACTAGAGCCTTTATTACAAAACCTTTCAAATAATGGCGGCACTTGGGCTGAATTTAACGTGAGTTATGACACCGTAATTAGTAAGGCCAACGTGATAAATTATGGTTCGGAAATGCTTTGGCAGTATTTAGAAAATGAAATCAACAATGCTTTTGCCAAAGGTTTTGCTACTGTTGAAGTTGTGTAG
- a CDS encoding sulfatase family protein — translation MRTILLALIALLPNLLLAQNRPNVIFIISDDHTSQAISAYGSKLAQTPNIDRIAKEGAILYNNIVSNSICGPSRATLLTGKYSHVNGYKFNERQFDISQPVFPEELQKSGYQTAWIGKMHLGSLPHGFDYLNILPGHGSYYNSDFVNSKNETHRYEGYVTDVITRLSKEWLESRDKNKPFFIVVGHKATHRSWLPSLQDLGAYDNVTFPIPDTFYDTYQDRIAAHDQDMSIEKTMLLAEDLKVNPDYNSKSGWSSYNRFTPEQKAQFKAYYDKVEADFTQKKLTGKALTEWKFQRYMRDYLATAKSLDRNIGELLEYLDQTGLSKNTVVVYTSDQGFYLGEHGWFDKRFIYEESLKTPFVIRYPGVIKAGTKVNQVVSNVDWAPTLLNIMNTKIPSTFQGHSFLPLLTGKTSGWKSESYYHYYEYPEPHHVYPHFGIRTDRYTLAKFYGTKNFWELYDIKNDPKNLHNLYNDKRYAKVINDLKKKLVEQIKLVKDDEALPLVD, via the coding sequence ATGAGAACTATCCTGCTGGCATTGATTGCTTTATTACCCAACCTGTTATTGGCTCAAAATCGGCCCAATGTAATTTTTATTATTTCCGACGACCATACGTCACAAGCCATTAGTGCCTACGGAAGCAAACTAGCCCAAACCCCTAATATTGACCGTATTGCCAAAGAAGGAGCTATTTTGTACAACAACATTGTATCTAATTCTATTTGTGGCCCCAGCCGAGCCACCTTACTTACAGGGAAATATAGCCACGTCAATGGTTACAAATTCAATGAAAGGCAATTTGATATTAGCCAACCTGTTTTTCCAGAAGAGCTTCAAAAAAGTGGCTATCAAACCGCCTGGATTGGAAAAATGCACTTGGGTTCGCTTCCACATGGCTTTGACTACCTCAATATTTTGCCCGGACATGGCAGTTATTATAATTCTGATTTTGTTAATTCAAAAAACGAAACGCACCGCTACGAAGGCTATGTTACCGACGTAATTACTCGATTGTCGAAAGAATGGCTTGAGTCAAGAGATAAAAATAAACCCTTTTTTATAGTGGTTGGTCATAAGGCTACACACCGCTCGTGGCTGCCCTCACTTCAAGATTTGGGAGCTTACGACAACGTAACATTTCCTATACCCGACACCTTCTATGATACCTACCAAGACCGTATTGCTGCACACGACCAAGATATGAGTATCGAAAAAACGATGTTACTTGCCGAAGACTTAAAAGTAAATCCTGATTATAATAGCAAAAGTGGGTGGTCGTCGTACAACCGTTTTACCCCTGAGCAAAAAGCCCAATTTAAAGCTTATTATGACAAAGTTGAAGCCGATTTTACACAAAAAAAATTAACAGGCAAAGCCCTTACCGAATGGAAATTCCAGCGTTATATGCGAGATTATTTGGCCACTGCCAAATCGCTCGACCGCAATATCGGAGAACTCCTTGAGTACCTCGATCAAACGGGCTTATCCAAAAATACCGTAGTTGTTTATACTTCCGACCAAGGTTTTTATTTGGGCGAACATGGCTGGTTCGACAAGCGATTTATTTATGAAGAATCCCTAAAAACCCCTTTTGTAATTCGATACCCCGGCGTAATCAAAGCAGGTACAAAAGTTAATCAGGTAGTTTCAAATGTTGACTGGGCACCAACCTTGCTCAATATTATGAACACAAAAATACCAAGTACTTTTCAAGGGCATTCGTTTTTGCCACTCTTGACAGGAAAAACCAGTGGCTGGAAAAGCGAATCCTATTACCATTATTACGAATATCCAGAGCCACATCATGTTTACCCCCATTTTGGTATCCGAACCGACCGCTATACATTAGCCAAATTTTATGGTACAAAAAACTTTTGGGAGCTGTACGATATTAAAAATGACCCTAAAAACCTTCATAATTTATACAACGACAAACGTTACGCCAAGGTTATTAACGACTTGAAAAAGAAACTTGTTGAACAGATTAAACTGGTAAAAGACGACGAAGCATTACCATTAGTAGATTAA
- a CDS encoding TonB-dependent receptor, with translation MKLTFILSLTICLQVSAVGFSQRFNINLRNTTITQVFKEIEKQSDYTFWYKSELLLKTDKVSVNLKNAKIEEVLENCFINEPIDYSIVDKTIVLKPKKVAPVLQPPVEIIAQVVKGKVISSTDSKPLVGVNIAIKGTNRGTTTDSNGEFSLNATKNETLVFSYIGFNTKEISVGNQTFISVTLQEMATSLTEIAVVGYGNQSRKNLSSAVSTIKTEELNKGAITDLGQLLQGKVPGLNITANGDPNQPAAVILRGASTLNSSQGPFYVIDGVPGADISTIAPDDVASIDVLKDAAATAIYGNRAANGVIMVTTKKGKQGQIQVAYSSFVGLEKVSNKLDMMTASELRAYMQKLNIAFSPKDDKNAETDWQSAIQKKSAISTNHNLSVSGGSEHTTYSASLNYVKKDGILLNSSLERVIARLSIEQRALKDKLKFGFSITNSSSDAEDIPYRNTVLLQSTSYLPVSPIQNADGTYFENLENSGYYNPVAMINNSQRKTKYSNLIGSFKTQLELPFGLTYNLDLSYMNYNTLQGTYYTKYYTSTYNNMYDNPDPGLGFHYQQSFGSNGQASRSSYQNTNKILETYLTWNKEFGDHSINAVIGYSWQNNRIGDGFQVTTSNLPVDNIGYNNLALSNPYAISGYQISFGPDGVFQETRLISDFARFNYNYKNKYLLQGSIRKDGSSVFGANNQWGYFPSIGGAWRISQEDFMNNQVLFSDLKLRASYGVTGNASGFNAYTAQFISGGLGTYYYNGTLVAANGPTKAANPDLQWEKTSTTNIGLDFSTANNKISGSIELYNKNTSGMIYSYSVDPILVPTGNIVANGGSINNKGIEVTVNAKVINKGKFNWGTTVNLAHNSNVITSLTNPLFAGGDSVLLSRPEGGGQSGRSLQILKAGKPLGQFFALEYAGKNAGGVSQFVSADGSLTTTPVEGVDYRYLGNAQPKLLLGWNNTFKYQNFDLNIFIRGVFGNKIFNATRADLFRPNTVQYANILADAANESPSDYNAYFYSSRFIEDGSFIRFDNATLGYNFKKLGSSVKTLRVYTSVNNLFVITKYTGVDPEVNQGGIAPGVDYNNFYPKTRTFLLGVNISF, from the coding sequence ATGAAACTAACCTTTATTTTATCGTTAACGATATGCTTACAGGTAAGTGCTGTAGGATTTTCACAGAGGTTTAATATCAATCTCCGAAACACTACAATTACTCAGGTATTCAAAGAAATTGAAAAGCAAAGTGATTATACTTTCTGGTACAAATCCGAGCTTTTGCTCAAAACAGATAAAGTATCGGTAAATCTTAAAAATGCTAAAATTGAAGAAGTATTAGAAAATTGTTTTATCAACGAACCCATAGATTATTCTATCGTTGACAAAACGATTGTACTAAAGCCCAAAAAAGTAGCCCCAGTTCTTCAGCCTCCTGTAGAAATTATTGCACAAGTAGTAAAAGGTAAGGTTATTTCCTCAACCGACTCCAAGCCTTTGGTAGGCGTAAATATTGCCATTAAAGGTACAAACAGAGGAACAACAACCGATAGCAATGGCGAGTTTTCGTTGAATGCCACCAAAAACGAAACCCTTGTTTTTTCTTATATTGGCTTCAATACCAAAGAAATATCGGTAGGTAACCAAACCTTTATCTCGGTAACACTCCAAGAAATGGCCACTTCTTTAACCGAAATTGCAGTAGTAGGTTATGGAAATCAATCTCGCAAAAACCTTTCGAGTGCCGTAAGTACTATCAAAACCGAAGAGCTAAACAAAGGTGCTATTACAGACCTTGGGCAATTGCTACAAGGTAAAGTGCCAGGCCTAAATATTACAGCCAATGGCGACCCCAACCAACCCGCTGCAGTGATACTGAGAGGTGCGTCTACCCTCAATAGCTCGCAAGGCCCTTTTTATGTAATTGATGGTGTGCCAGGTGCTGATATTTCGACAATTGCCCCAGACGACGTTGCCTCTATTGACGTACTCAAAGATGCAGCCGCAACCGCTATTTACGGAAACCGTGCCGCCAATGGCGTAATTATGGTAACTACCAAAAAAGGTAAGCAAGGCCAAATTCAAGTAGCATATAGCTCATTTGTTGGTTTAGAAAAGGTATCTAACAAACTAGATATGATGACAGCCTCAGAATTGCGTGCTTATATGCAAAAATTGAACATTGCATTTTCGCCTAAAGATGATAAAAATGCAGAAACAGACTGGCAATCGGCTATTCAAAAAAAATCAGCTATTTCGACCAACCACAACCTCTCTGTGAGTGGTGGTAGCGAGCACACTACCTATAGTGCTAGTTTAAACTACGTTAAAAAAGACGGTATTTTGCTGAATAGCTCGCTCGAAAGAGTAATCGCCCGTTTGTCTATTGAACAACGTGCTTTGAAAGACAAACTAAAGTTTGGATTTTCTATTACTAACTCAAGCAGCGATGCCGAGGATATTCCTTACCGAAACACAGTGCTTTTGCAATCAACTTCCTATTTGCCTGTATCGCCAATCCAAAATGCTGACGGAACTTATTTTGAAAACCTAGAAAACTCAGGCTATTACAACCCTGTTGCTATGATTAACAACAGCCAACGCAAAACTAAGTATAGCAACCTTATTGGTAGTTTTAAAACACAACTCGAATTACCTTTTGGCCTGACCTATAATTTGGACCTTTCTTATATGAACTATAATACATTGCAGGGTACATATTATACCAAATACTATACCAGTACATACAACAACATGTACGATAACCCCGACCCAGGGCTAGGGTTTCACTACCAACAATCATTTGGCTCGAATGGACAAGCAAGCAGAAGCTCGTACCAAAATACCAATAAGATTTTGGAAACCTATTTAACTTGGAACAAAGAATTTGGCGACCACTCTATCAATGCTGTAATTGGATATTCATGGCAAAACAACAGAATCGGCGACGGCTTTCAGGTAACTACCAGCAATTTACCTGTTGATAATATCGGTTATAACAACTTGGCTTTGAGCAACCCTTATGCTATTTCGGGGTATCAAATAAGCTTTGGGCCAGATGGTGTTTTTCAAGAAACCCGATTGATTTCAGATTTTGCACGATTTAACTACAATTACAAAAACAAATACTTATTACAAGGTTCTATCAGAAAAGACGGTAGCTCGGTATTTGGTGCCAATAATCAGTGGGGGTATTTTCCTTCAATCGGTGGTGCTTGGAGAATCAGCCAAGAAGATTTTATGAACAACCAAGTATTGTTTAGCGACCTAAAACTAAGAGCAAGCTACGGTGTAACAGGTAATGCTTCGGGCTTTAATGCTTATACGGCTCAGTTTATTTCTGGAGGCTTGGGTACATACTATTACAATGGTACATTGGTAGCGGCCAATGGCCCAACCAAAGCCGCCAACCCTGATTTGCAATGGGAAAAAACATCTACTACCAATATTGGTCTAGATTTTAGCACAGCCAATAACAAAATAAGTGGTTCGATAGAATTATATAACAAGAATACCTCTGGCATGATTTATTCGTATAGTGTCGACCCTATTTTAGTACCCACAGGCAATATTGTAGCCAACGGTGGCAGTATCAACAACAAAGGAATTGAGGTAACAGTAAATGCTAAAGTAATTAATAAAGGTAAATTTAATTGGGGGACAACAGTCAACCTTGCTCATAACTCCAATGTAATTACCAGTTTGACCAACCCATTATTTGCAGGTGGCGACTCAGTACTTTTGTCTCGCCCCGAAGGTGGTGGCCAGTCGGGTAGATCATTACAAATTCTTAAAGCAGGCAAACCTCTTGGACAATTTTTTGCATTAGAATATGCAGGCAAAAACGCTGGAGGTGTTTCGCAGTTTGTAAGTGCCGATGGCTCATTAACAACAACACCAGTAGAAGGCGTTGATTATCGTTATTTAGGCAATGCTCAGCCCAAATTATTATTAGGCTGGAACAACACATTTAAGTATCAGAATTTTGATTTGAATATCTTTATCAGAGGGGTATTTGGCAACAAAATTTTCAACGCAACTCGGGCAGATTTGTTTAGACCCAACACCGTTCAGTATGCCAATATTCTTGCCGATGCTGCCAATGAATCGCCTTCCGACTATAACGCTTATTTCTATTCTTCTCGCTTTATCGAAGATGGAAGTTTTATTAGATTTGATAACGCCACATTGGGCTATAACTTCAAAAAGTTGGGTTCTTCAGTAAAAACACTACGGGTGTACACTTCTGTCAACAACCTTTTTGTGATTACAAAATACACAGGCGTTGACCCAGAAGTAAATCAAGGTGGTATTGCGCCAGGGGTAGATTACAACAACTTCTATCCCAAAACCCGTACTTTCTTATTAGGTGTTAATATCTCATTCTAA
- a CDS encoding Crp/Fnr family transcriptional regulator — MIRINKELLHCVSTLYQSCTDSPIVEQTFEPKNLIIQEQKKVFSVYIIKSGIAKCYLTEDTGIDFIQEFFSEGEIFGEIEAIRDEISFCSVEALSQLVVYKIPTAYFQHLLKQNPEFNQLILKALSNKVYYKAIRHSYNQSHTVEAKLLRLKDYLSDFTHLISKQEIANYLGITTRSLNRTLNELKTKGLL, encoded by the coding sequence ATGATTAGAATTAACAAAGAATTATTACATTGTGTTAGTACATTATACCAATCATGTACCGACAGCCCCATCGTAGAACAAACTTTTGAGCCTAAAAACTTGATTATTCAAGAGCAGAAGAAGGTTTTTTCGGTATATATCATCAAAAGTGGCATAGCCAAATGCTATTTGACAGAAGACACAGGCATCGACTTTATTCAGGAGTTTTTTAGCGAAGGTGAAATTTTTGGCGAAATAGAAGCTATCAGAGACGAAATCAGTTTTTGCTCGGTCGAAGCCCTATCGCAATTGGTAGTTTATAAAATACCTACTGCTTATTTTCAGCATTTGCTCAAACAAAACCCCGAATTCAATCAATTAATCTTAAAGGCTCTATCCAATAAGGTTTATTATAAAGCCATCCGTCATTCCTACAACCAGTCGCATACTGTCGAGGCAAAATTGCTACGCTTAAAAGATTACCTATCAGACTTTACACATCTTATCTCAAAACAAGAAATTGCCAATTATTTAGGTATTACCACAAGAAGCCTCAATAGAACACTGAATGAACTGAAAACAAAGGGTTTGTTATAA
- a CDS encoding FecR family protein, which translates to MPSERVNLLVEKYFSKNYTETELYELMEWVNANSEDELEKILHNSWKSYEPEIEMPEEVSERILSSIFTDSEEDTFFLTEPPKPNPKFWRVSYGMAASVALLVSIGLFAWFQYRTVDKRTEERIVQVKEFEQHDILPGSDKAILTFDDGSQVVLDNSKNGSLGKQGQTDIRKPQTGKLIYESAQVTNARPMFNTITTPKGGQYNVVLSDGTKVWLNAASSLRFPTVFIGTERKVEMSGEVYFEVAKNAKMPFKVISQGQEVEVLGTHFNVMAYQNEKAIKTTLLEGSVKVSRNERSAILQPGQQAKVGINNNVFRTLSDVNLEEELAWKNGFFQFNDASLEQVMRQIERWYDVEVEYIGKIPDEHFTGKLQRNTNLSNVLKILSMSEVEFKIEGKKIIITP; encoded by the coding sequence ATGCCTTCAGAACGAGTCAACTTGTTAGTTGAAAAATATTTCAGTAAAAACTATACTGAAACCGAATTGTACGAACTCATGGAATGGGTCAATGCCAATTCGGAAGATGAGCTAGAAAAAATTTTACATAATTCATGGAAAAGCTATGAACCCGAAATAGAGATGCCAGAAGAGGTATCTGAACGAATCCTTTCTTCTATCTTTACTGATAGTGAGGAAGATACATTTTTTTTGACAGAACCCCCAAAGCCTAATCCAAAATTTTGGCGTGTAAGCTACGGAATGGCCGCATCGGTTGCCTTGCTTGTTTCGATAGGGTTATTTGCATGGTTTCAGTATCGTACCGTCGATAAGCGTACCGAAGAAAGAATTGTTCAGGTAAAAGAATTTGAACAGCACGATATTTTACCTGGTAGCGACAAAGCTATTTTAACCTTCGACGACGGTTCGCAGGTAGTTTTGGACAATTCTAAAAACGGCAGTTTGGGCAAACAAGGACAAACAGATATTCGTAAACCACAAACAGGCAAATTGATTTACGAATCAGCACAGGTTACCAATGCACGCCCCATGTTCAATACCATCACAACCCCCAAAGGTGGTCAGTACAATGTAGTGTTGTCAGACGGTACAAAGGTTTGGTTAAATGCAGCCTCAAGCCTAAGATTTCCGACAGTATTTATAGGAACAGAACGAAAAGTAGAAATGTCGGGCGAGGTATATTTTGAAGTTGCCAAGAATGCCAAAATGCCATTCAAAGTAATTAGTCAAGGGCAAGAAGTAGAAGTACTCGGCACACATTTTAATGTAATGGCTTATCAAAACGAAAAAGCCATAAAAACCACACTACTAGAAGGTTCGGTAAAAGTGAGTCGCAACGAGCGTTCGGCTATTTTACAACCAGGCCAACAAGCTAAAGTGGGCATCAACAACAACGTTTTTAGAACACTGAGCGATGTAAATTTGGAAGAAGAATTGGCTTGGAAAAACGGTTTTTTTCAATTTAATGATGCCAGTTTAGAGCAAGTAATGCGACAAATAGAAAGATGGTACGACGTAGAAGTAGAATATATCGGCAAAATTCCAGACGAGCATTTTACGGGTAAACTTCAACGCAATACCAATTTATCGAATGTTCTCAAAATATTATCGATGAGCGAAGTAGAATTTAAAATTGAGGGCAAAAAAATCATTATAACACCCTAA
- a CDS encoding RNA polymerase sigma factor: MTTKLLYDEKELLSLASVGDEYAFSLLFHKYKHKLYGYLMRVTDSTDTTEDIIQEIFLKLWKDRTELENITTFDAYLFRMAKNYAINAFKAKARQTLLYAEYFETLHLEDCSTDHKVQFDETQTLLTQIVENLPPQQKLIFKLSREQHLKHDEIAEMLQISPLTVKNHIIQALNTIKRSLKYQAVLYMIWAFWCVFKK, translated from the coding sequence ATGACGACCAAGTTGTTATATGATGAAAAAGAATTACTTTCACTAGCTTCTGTTGGTGATGAATACGCTTTTTCATTACTTTTTCACAAGTATAAACACAAGCTTTATGGTTATCTGATGAGGGTAACAGATTCGACCGATACAACAGAAGATATCATCCAAGAAATTTTTTTGAAGCTTTGGAAAGATAGAACCGAACTAGAAAATATCACTACATTCGACGCTTATTTGTTCAGAATGGCCAAAAACTATGCCATCAATGCTTTTAAGGCAAAAGCTAGACAAACACTACTCTATGCCGAATATTTTGAAACCCTCCATCTGGAAGACTGCTCAACCGACCATAAAGTACAGTTTGACGAAACCCAAACACTCTTGACGCAAATAGTAGAAAATCTTCCTCCCCAACAAAAACTTATTTTTAAGCTTAGTCGAGAACAACATTTAAAGCATGACGAAATTGCTGAAATGCTTCAAATATCGCCCCTAACAGTCAAAAATCATATCATTCAAGCCCTCAATACCATTAAACGAAGCCTCAAATACCAAGCCGTATTGTATATGATTTGGGCATTTTGGTGTGTTTTCAAAAAATAA